A region from the Planctomycetota bacterium genome encodes:
- the sppA gene encoding signal peptide peptidase SppA, whose amino-acid sequence MVRRRDRAMDRATEGGGASERMVPPTRVILEQARPRGLRSARVAWVVAAVAVAVALASAAANARYFQRDAALGETWHSLSRTAPSKIAIVDVAGAILGEGFATAQLEQVRRDPAVKALVLRIDSPGGTVSGSDEIYERIRRLLADRDLPVVVSMGGIAASGGYYVAMANAGRDDVIFAEPATLTGSIGVIIPHFDVSRLLERFDVADDSVTSGPLKEMLSPTKARDPGLAAREREVLQSLVDDMFARFKEIVRAGRPKLDGAALEQVATGQVFTARQALEAGLVDRIGFLDDAIARSVELAGLTERTARVVRYQRPRSLAEGLLGIDAPTARGPWQSFAELTTPRAWYLCSWWPALVASGG is encoded by the coding sequence ATGGTTCGAAGGAGGGATCGGGCCATGGATCGGGCGACAGAGGGGGGCGGCGCTTCCGAGCGGATGGTGCCGCCGACGCGGGTGATCCTCGAACAAGCGCGCCCCCGGGGCCTGCGGAGCGCGCGCGTGGCCTGGGTGGTGGCCGCCGTGGCCGTGGCCGTCGCCCTCGCCAGTGCCGCGGCAAACGCCCGCTACTTCCAGCGCGACGCGGCGCTCGGCGAAACCTGGCACTCGCTGTCGCGGACGGCCCCTTCCAAGATCGCGATCGTCGACGTCGCCGGGGCAATCCTCGGCGAGGGGTTCGCCACCGCCCAACTCGAGCAGGTGCGCCGCGATCCGGCGGTCAAGGCGCTCGTGCTGCGGATCGACAGCCCCGGGGGCACCGTGAGCGGCAGCGACGAGATCTACGAGCGGATCCGGCGCCTGCTCGCGGACCGCGACCTCCCGGTCGTCGTCAGCATGGGGGGGATCGCCGCCAGCGGCGGCTACTACGTGGCGATGGCCAACGCCGGACGTGACGACGTGATCTTTGCCGAGCCGGCCACGCTCACCGGGTCGATCGGCGTCATCATCCCGCATTTCGACGTGTCGCGGCTCCTCGAGCGCTTCGACGTCGCCGACGACTCGGTCACCAGCGGCCCGCTCAAGGAGATGCTCAGCCCGACGAAGGCCCGGGACCCGGGCCTGGCGGCGCGCGAGCGCGAGGTGCTCCAGTCGCTCGTCGACGACATGTTTGCCCGGTTCAAGGAGATCGTGCGGGCGGGCCGGCCGAAGCTCGACGGCGCCGCGCTCGAGCAGGTCGCCACCGGGCAGGTGTTCACCGCGCGGCAGGCGCTCGAGGCAGGACTCGTCGACCGGATCGGTTTCCTCGACGACGCCATCGCCCGGTCGGTCGAACTGGCGGGCCTCACGGAACGGACCGCGCGCGTCGTGCGCTACCAGCGCCCGAGGTCACTGGCCGAGGGGCTGCTCGGCATCGACGCGCCGACGGCACGCGGGCCGTGGCAGTCGTTCGCCGAGTTGACGACGCCGCGGGCGTGGTACCTGTGCAGTTGGTGGCCGGCGCTGGTCGCCAGCGGCGGTTGA
- a CDS encoding thiolase family protein: MTPPATARDDETPVIVGCRRTAIGLGDPGRGVFRRVRGDELAAAAIAAAVAAAAVDPATIEDVILGCTQPRGELGGNVARNAALLAGLPFGAAGATVDRGGGSGLEALVRSAQAIRVGAERVVVAGGVDHPGRGAAAHSADIHPRALAASSRGVLSPGLCAEHLAIHAGIDRRRQEAWALESHRRAAAADWKDEIVAVGGHDEGGRPATVVRDEAILAAERVADLDRLEPLFLPGAGTITAATAAPPGAGAAALVIMSRGEALRRRLTPLATVVATATVGIPPAATARGAVHATRKLLGKSGVRPEDIDHFELDETFAAEVINDVAELGIDPARVNPCGGSLALGNPPGAAGARMATTLVHALVRSGGRWGLAATSIGLGQGLAVLFEQAGS, from the coding sequence ATGACCCCTCCCGCCACGGCGCGAGACGACGAAACGCCCGTCATCGTCGGGTGCCGGCGCACGGCGATCGGCCTGGGTGATCCGGGCCGCGGGGTGTTCCGACGGGTGCGCGGCGACGAGTTGGCCGCGGCGGCGATCGCGGCGGCGGTGGCGGCTGCGGCCGTCGATCCGGCGACGATCGAGGACGTGATCCTCGGCTGCACGCAGCCGAGGGGCGAGCTGGGGGGCAACGTCGCCCGGAACGCCGCGCTCCTCGCCGGGCTGCCGTTCGGCGCCGCGGGGGCGACCGTCGACCGCGGCGGCGGCTCGGGACTCGAGGCCCTCGTCCGCAGCGCCCAGGCGATCCGCGTCGGAGCCGAACGCGTCGTCGTCGCCGGCGGGGTCGACCATCCCGGCCGTGGAGCGGCGGCCCACAGCGCCGACATCCATCCCCGGGCGCTGGCCGCGAGCAGCCGGGGGGTCCTCTCGCCGGGCCTGTGCGCGGAGCACCTCGCGATCCACGCGGGGATCGACCGCCGTCGGCAGGAGGCCTGGGCGCTCGAGAGCCACCGCCGCGCCGCCGCCGCCGACTGGAAAGACGAGATCGTCGCCGTCGGCGGGCACGACGAAGGCGGTCGGCCCGCGACCGTCGTCCGTGACGAGGCGATTCTGGCCGCCGAGCGCGTCGCCGACCTCGACCGGCTCGAGCCGCTGTTCCTACCCGGCGCCGGCACGATCACGGCCGCCACGGCGGCACCCCCGGGCGCCGGAGCGGCGGCGCTGGTGATCATGTCCCGTGGCGAGGCGCTTCGTCGGCGGCTGACACCGCTGGCGACCGTCGTGGCGACGGCGACGGTCGGCATCCCCCCGGCGGCAACGGCGCGGGGCGCCGTGCACGCCACCCGCAAGCTCCTCGGCAAGTCGGGGGTGCGCCCGGAGGACATCGACCACTTCGAGCTCGACGAGACGTTCGCCGCCGAGGTGATCAACGACGTCGCCGAGCTCGGCATCGACCCCGCCCGGGTCAATCCGTGCGGCGGGAGCCTCGCCCTCGGCAACCCACCCGGAGCAGCCGGGGCGCGGATGGCGACCACGCTGGTCCACGCGCTGGTCCGGTCAGGAGGCCGATGGGGTCTCGCGGCGACGTCGATCGGGCTCGGCCAGGGACTCGCCGTGCTCTTCGAGCAGGCCGGCTCCTGA
- a CDS encoding RraA family protein, giving the protein MNDPAGPELGELLQLQRWNTPTVYNGWEQITRRDPAAAGFNPEETRDFMPALGPMVGRAVTLVIEPGNPAHKSAAPGAWDAYRRAVAAVPGPKIVCVQDLEKPRVTGSFWGEVNASVHRALGCVGTICDGAIRDVDEMTAVGFKALARRLCVGHAHVHPVRWGCPVEVFGRTVNPGDLIHADKHGFLVITPEEAALVLEAATFMDANECRTVIAAARGAAGSDTAALLDALAAASGRFAAAARERFGRRGEWGAG; this is encoded by the coding sequence GTGAACGACCCCGCCGGCCCGGAGCTCGGTGAGTTGCTCCAGCTGCAGCGCTGGAACACGCCGACGGTCTACAACGGCTGGGAGCAGATCACCCGTCGCGATCCCGCCGCCGCCGGATTCAATCCGGAGGAGACGCGCGATTTCATGCCGGCGCTGGGCCCGATGGTGGGCCGCGCGGTGACGCTGGTCATCGAACCGGGAAACCCGGCGCACAAGTCCGCCGCGCCCGGTGCCTGGGATGCCTACCGCCGCGCCGTCGCCGCGGTGCCGGGCCCGAAGATCGTCTGCGTCCAGGACCTGGAAAAGCCCCGGGTCACGGGCTCGTTCTGGGGAGAAGTCAACGCCTCGGTCCACCGCGCGCTCGGGTGCGTGGGTACGATCTGCGACGGCGCGATCCGCGACGTCGACGAGATGACCGCCGTCGGCTTCAAGGCGCTCGCCCGGCGGCTGTGCGTCGGCCACGCCCACGTCCATCCGGTCCGCTGGGGCTGCCCGGTCGAGGTCTTCGGGCGCACCGTCAACCCCGGCGACCTGATCCACGCCGACAAGCACGGGTTCCTCGTCATCACCCCCGAGGAAGCGGCGCTCGTGCTCGAGGCGGCGACGTTCATGGACGCCAACGAGTGCCGGACGGTGATCGCGGCGGCCCGCGGCGCGGCCGGCAGCGACACCGCCGCCCTCCTCGATGCGTTGGCCGCGGCCTCGGGCCGGTTCGCGGCGGCGGCCCGCGAGCGCTTCGGCCGCCGCGGCGAGTGGGGCGCGGGCTGA
- a CDS encoding sugar phosphate isomerase/epimerase: MERLAELEYSAVEIDVHESGGHLHPVEVAAQPDAAVKACSDLQRLRPVAVSFAAAETPATDGLFAAACKLAKSLGVVTMVVESSELGTPFNGEIERLRRMVAIAATLDAVVAVKTSAGRMTQDAETTASLCRNVPGLGVTLDPSHFIFGHKKAASWEPILKYVRHVHLRDTKPDVPQVRIGQGGVEYLRLVRQLERVGYGRALCAHMLPLPGVDQGAELRKMRLLLESLL, encoded by the coding sequence ATGGAGCGCCTTGCGGAGCTCGAGTACAGCGCGGTGGAGATCGACGTCCACGAATCGGGGGGGCACCTCCATCCCGTCGAGGTCGCCGCCCAGCCCGACGCCGCGGTCAAGGCCTGCAGCGACCTGCAGCGGCTCCGGCCGGTGGCGGTTTCGTTCGCCGCCGCCGAAACCCCGGCGACCGACGGGCTGTTTGCCGCCGCCTGCAAGCTCGCCAAGTCGCTCGGCGTCGTGACGATGGTCGTCGAGTCATCCGAGCTGGGAACGCCGTTCAATGGCGAGATCGAGCGGCTGCGGCGGATGGTGGCGATCGCCGCCACGCTCGACGCCGTCGTGGCAGTGAAGACCTCGGCGGGCCGCATGACCCAGGATGCCGAGACGACCGCGTCGCTGTGCCGCAACGTGCCGGGGCTCGGTGTCACCCTCGACCCGAGCCATTTCATCTTCGGGCACAAGAAGGCGGCGAGCTGGGAGCCGATCCTCAAATACGTCCGCCACGTCCACCTCCGTGACACCAAGCCCGACGTGCCCCAGGTCCGGATCGGCCAGGGGGGCGTCGAATACCTGCGCCTCGTCCGCCAGCTCGAGCGGGTCGGCTACGGGCGGGCCCTGTGCGCCCACATGCTCCCTCTCCCCGGCGTCGACCAGGGAGCCGAGCTGCGGAAGATGCGGCTCCTCCTCGAGAGCCTGCTGTAG